The Teredinibacter sp. KSP-S5-2 genomic interval GGAAAAATATGGCGTCGACCTCGCCCTTGCCGGCCACAACCATTTTTATTCCCGTACCATGCTGATCAACAACCACTACGGCAGCTCCAGTACCTTCGATGCCAACCTGCACGCCATCGACAGCGGCGACGGTCAAGAAGCGGGCACAGGCGCGTATAACAAAGGAACTAACCCCGAAGGCGCGGTATATGTACTGGCTGGAAGCTCAGGCAAAATCGGTTACTCCATTATTCATCACCCAGCCAACCTGGTGGAAATAAAAGTCCTGGGCTCAGTCATTGTCGATGTCAGCAATGACCGAATGGATGTGAAGTTCCAACGGGAAACAGGCACCATTGCCGATTACTTCACCATCAAAAAAACGCCCCCCGTCAACACCGCACCAAGTGTGAATGCCGGTGCAGATCAAGCCATCAGCTTGCCTGCGGACGCCATACTTAACGGCACAGTAAGCGACGATGGTCTGCCAACTTCCGGCGCGCTCAGCGTATCCTGGTCTAAAGTCAGCGGCCCCGGCAATGTCACCTTTGCCAACGCCAGCAGCGCAAACACCAACGCCAGCTTCTCTCTGGCCGGCACCTATGTACTGCGTTTGACAGCAAGTGATTCCGAATTAGCATCAACGGATGACATCACCATTACCGTAAATCCACCGCCATCAAACCAGGCACCGACAGTCGATGCAGGTATTGATCAGACCGTCACCCTACCCAATGCCGCCGTGCTTTCTGCCACGGTCACCGACGATGGCCTGCCGTTAGGGGTACAAGTGACAACAGTGTGGAGTGTGGTTTCCGGCCCTGGTACCGTGACCTTTACCAATACTGCTGCTGCCATTACTGACGCCAGCTTTTCTGTGGATGGCAGCTACGTATTACGTATCACCGCCAGCGACACCGAATTTACCGCGATCGATGACATCACGGTAACCGTCAACCCAGAGCCCCCCAACCAACCACCCGTTGTAAGCGCAGGCCCTGACCTTGGCACCTCGGTGAACAGTGCAACGCTTCTTGCCGGCGCAAGCGTAACCGACGACGGCAAAGTCAGCCCGGTTACGCTCACTTGGTCGCAAGTAAGCGGCCCAGGTGTGGCCACGTTTACCGACGCCAGCCAAATCCAGGCAACGGTTACCTTCCCCGTGACTGGCGATTATGTCTTGCAAGTCACCGCCAACGACGGCGAGTTCACCGTAAGCGATGACGTTGCGGTTACCGTGTCCGACCAACCGGTGGTGCTGGAAGAGGAAAACTTTGAAACAGGTTTTGGCAATTGGGTGAACAGCAACACCGGAGATAATTACGACTGGACCCGAGACAGCAACGGCACACCTTCCAGCAGTACAGGCCCACTTACCGGCGCCAACAACAGCAGTTGGTACGTTTATCTGGAAACCTCCAGCGGTCAAGGTGCCTACAACGCCGGAGACAACGCCATACTGGAAGGCCCAAGCATCAGCGGCAGTAATCGAACCCTCAGCTTCGATTACCACATGGTTGGCTCCAATATAGGCACACTGTATGTGGATGTGTACCACGCAGGCGCCTGGACCAATGGCGTGTTCAGTCTGAGTGGGCAACAACAAACCAACCAAAGCGACGCCTACCTGACAGCGAATGTCGACCTTGGTCTGTATACCGGCAACATACGTGTTCGTTTCCGATCCGTTGCGGCAGGCGGCTGGCGAGGTGACATAGCCATAGATAACATCAAGATTCAGGGCATTCCTGGTGGCGGCACCGGTAATAACGCGCCGGTATTTAACGCCGACCCAATCGATAAGGGGTCAGTTGCTGCAGGCGCAAGCTTTGTCGCAAACCTCGCCAATGATGCCGTTGACTCAGATGGCGATAGCCTGAGTTTCAGTAAGCTTTCTGGCCCAAGCTGGCTCAACATCTCAGCCAATGGCGACATAAGCGGTACTCCGACTGCAACCGATGTAGGAACCAATAGCTTCCAGGTTCAAGTATCTGACGGCAGCTTGACCGATACCGCCACCATGACCATTACCGTGACCGAAGGAGACCTTACCGCGGTGCTACTCAGCGATGATTTCGAATCGGACTTGGGTAACTGGAGCAACGTTGCTTACGACAACTACGGCTGGCAGCAAGACAGCAACGGTACGCCGTCATCCAGCACAGGCCCCAACACCGGAGCCCAAGGGTCAGTCGGTTATGCCTACGTAGAAACGTCAAATGGCAGTGGAGCCTATAACGCAGGTGACGTGTCTATCATCGAAAGTGCCCCGATTTATGTCCTCAGCGACCTGAGCATGGCGTTCGATTACCACATGTACGGCAGCAACATGGGCACTCTCTATGTGGATGTCTTTAGCAATGGCACTTGGTATGAAAACCAATGGAGTATCACAGGCCAGCAGCAGGCCTCCAATGCGGCGGATTATCAATCGGTCAAAATCAACCTCTCGGCCTTTACCGGAGAAATCAAACTGCGGTTACGCAGTGTGGCAGCAGGGGGCTATCGAGGTGATATGGCCGTCGATAATATCGTTGTTCGCGGCATCGCCGATCCCAACCCGCAACCGGATGCCGGCCAAGCACCATCGGTCAACGCCGGTGCAGATCAAGACATCAGTATTCTTGCCGGCCAAAGCAGTGTGCAAGCTGTATTAACGGGAAGTGTGAGTGACGATGGCTTACCCCTTTCCGGACAACTCAGCAGTGTTTGGTCTGGCCCTTCGGGCGTGGTATTTGCCAACGCAAACCAAGCCAATACCACGGTAACCTTACCTGGGGCAGGCAGCTACACACTCACTCTTGAAGCAACGGACGGTATGTTAAGTAGTCGTGATTCGGTAACGATTACCGTCACCGAAAACACGACGCCAATAGCAATAACCACCCTCAGTAACGAAGTTGAGTTCCAGGGAATCGACAGTGACGCGACTCAGGCGGTCTTCTTCTCCTTTGATGTGCCTGCAGGCAGAAGCGAAGTGTTATTTGAGTTTAAAGACGGCTCTGGCGATGCAGACATGTACATCAAGGTAGGAGGATTACCCTCGATAACGGATTTTGATTACAAGTCAGAACTCAAAGGCAAAACCGATGAGAAGGTTCAAATTAAATCTAACATCAAGGCAGGTACATACTACGTTCTGGCCTACCCCAAAACGGCAATACGCAACGCCATGATTCGAGCGAAGCATCAGGATTAATAACATTAACGGACTAAATTCATGCTGTAACTTAGCCCTCTTATGAGGGCTTTTTTTTGTGTTTAAAAAACGAGGGGGTTAATCAAACTTTTGATTCGCCAAGCGGGAAAGCAATTCAATGGATGCCGCCACATCTTCTTCCCGAGTAGAAATACTTTCCACATGACAGCCAACGGGCACACCCAGTTGAGCCGCATAAGAGCGAAGTATTTCCCAATGCATCTGGGCAAACTTCATGGAGCAGGCCAAGATATCATTGCTACTGCGTAATTCGTCGCGCAACCAAGCGGGCACACTAATCCCCAGCCATTCAATAAAATCCAGAGTTCTATTGGAACCACAAGGTGAAAAAGTAAATATGATGGGGCACAAAGGCTGATTTAATAGCTGACCAAGCAGAGAGTAATCCAATATAAATTGCTTCGACAACTCAACATCGTAGACACCCTGGGATACAAAAAACTGACACCCTTTTTTTATTTTACTCAAAACACGAAAATGCTCGTCCTGTTTTTTCTGATGACGTTCTGGAATCACCACCCCACCCAACACCAAACCCGGCCGAATAATAGAATGCAAGGCATAAGCCGACGCTAAAGAAAGCTGAACCCTTTGGGACTTGGAAGCTGCACCAACAAATATTGAAGCATAGTGGTTCACATCAACTTCATGTAAAAAATCCGTTAGTTCATCTTTACTGTAACGCCCAACGGCACGGTAAATAATTTTAGGTAGAGCAATATTTTTTAGAAATTCGCAGCTATATTGATAACCATCCAACGCAGGCTCATAAGGATATGGCCTCTTTTTAATACTGCGGGCATCTTCACTTTGTA includes:
- a CDS encoding PKD domain-containing protein codes for the protein MKTRHFLVVAVCASIFSLLSSFSAYAALTREPYIQSVSTSSAVIRWRTSSASDSRVTFGTDLGNMTQTVDSPSSTTEHIVTLTGLAPDTRYYYAVGSSTSTEVGFTNEYYFETAPTTGSAVDTRIWVVGDPGTGDNNQARVRDAYYNFDNTHTDVMLALGDNAYNNGTENEYQQNFFDVYANLMRNTAVWPARGNHERDLAVHEANFTLPTNGEAGGTASGSELYFSFDHGNIHFVCLDSFTSSNLNGNAMYDWLEADLASTSQKWIIAYWHHPPYSRSDAHDSDSESGQRIMRERAVPILEKYGVDLALAGHNHFYSRTMLINNHYGSSSTFDANLHAIDSGDGQEAGTGAYNKGTNPEGAVYVLAGSSGKIGYSIIHHPANLVEIKVLGSVIVDVSNDRMDVKFQRETGTIADYFTIKKTPPVNTAPSVNAGADQAISLPADAILNGTVSDDGLPTSGALSVSWSKVSGPGNVTFANASSANTNASFSLAGTYVLRLTASDSELASTDDITITVNPPPSNQAPTVDAGIDQTVTLPNAAVLSATVTDDGLPLGVQVTTVWSVVSGPGTVTFTNTAAAITDASFSVDGSYVLRITASDTEFTAIDDITVTVNPEPPNQPPVVSAGPDLGTSVNSATLLAGASVTDDGKVSPVTLTWSQVSGPGVATFTDASQIQATVTFPVTGDYVLQVTANDGEFTVSDDVAVTVSDQPVVLEEENFETGFGNWVNSNTGDNYDWTRDSNGTPSSSTGPLTGANNSSWYVYLETSSGQGAYNAGDNAILEGPSISGSNRTLSFDYHMVGSNIGTLYVDVYHAGAWTNGVFSLSGQQQTNQSDAYLTANVDLGLYTGNIRVRFRSVAAGGWRGDIAIDNIKIQGIPGGGTGNNAPVFNADPIDKGSVAAGASFVANLANDAVDSDGDSLSFSKLSGPSWLNISANGDISGTPTATDVGTNSFQVQVSDGSLTDTATMTITVTEGDLTAVLLSDDFESDLGNWSNVAYDNYGWQQDSNGTPSSSTGPNTGAQGSVGYAYVETSNGSGAYNAGDVSIIESAPIYVLSDLSMAFDYHMYGSNMGTLYVDVFSNGTWYENQWSITGQQQASNAADYQSVKINLSAFTGEIKLRLRSVAAGGYRGDMAVDNIVVRGIADPNPQPDAGQAPSVNAGADQDISILAGQSSVQAVLTGSVSDDGLPLSGQLSSVWSGPSGVVFANANQANTTVTLPGAGSYTLTLEATDGMLSSRDSVTITVTENTTPIAITTLSNEVEFQGIDSDATQAVFFSFDVPAGRSEVLFEFKDGSGDADMYIKVGGLPSITDFDYKSELKGKTDEKVQIKSNIKAGTYYVLAYPKTAIRNAMIRAKHQD